One window from the genome of Anolis sagrei isolate rAnoSag1 chromosome 4, rAnoSag1.mat, whole genome shotgun sequence encodes:
- the MMACHC gene encoding cyanocobalamin reductase / alkylcobalamin dealkylase isoform X1, translated as METLVGPLEERIRGPLDRLGLESHPFKVGWYNAVLPPAFHLPYSENTLAFVVVSVPAMFEKAFKPFLKKHLLKKIHDPVDQCISHHLLLLRESLADYQVDIMYDYEMLPNRKPKFLAQTAAHISGAAYYYQRKDVQQDPWGEKKIFGVCIHPRYGGWFAIRALLVFPDVEVPFLLQNDPIDCVRTEKERIELLEKFNFHWQDWSYRDVIEVKEKYSEEQKTYFATPPAERLKLLNLSRG; from the exons ATGGAGACTCTCGTGGGGCCCCTGGAGGAGAGGATCCGGGGCCCCCTGGACCGCCTGGGGCTGGAAAGCCACCCTTTCAAG GTAGGATGGTACAATGCAGTCCTTCCTCCAGCTTTTCATTTGCCTTACTCAGAGAACACACTGGCATTTGTGGTAGTTAGTGTTCCTGCGATGTTTGAAAAAGCCTTCAAACCATTCTTGAAGAAGCACCTGCTGAAAAAGATTCATGACCCAGTAGATCAATGTATTTCTCATCACCTCTTACTGCTTCGAGAG AGCCTTGCTGACTACCAAGTGGACATCATGTATGACTATGAAATGCTGCCCAATCGGAAGCCAAAATTCTTAGCCCAAACAGCGGCACATATATCTGGTGCTGCTTACTATTACCAGAGGAAAGATGTGCAACAGGATCCTTGGGGAGAGAAG aaGATCTTTGGTGTGTGCATCCACCCCCGTTATGGAGGTTGGTTTGCTATCCGGGCTCTTCTGGTTTTCCCAGATGTGGAGGTGCCCTTCTTGCTCCAGAATGATCCTATTGATTGTGTgagaacagagaaagaaagaatagaacTCTTGGAGAAATTCAATTTCCACTGGCAGGACTGGAGCTACCGGGATGTTATTGAAGTGAAGGAAAAGTATTCAGAAGAACAGAAAACCTATTTTGCAACTCCTCCTGCTGAACGGTTGAAACTGCTAAATCTGAGCAGAGGTTAG
- the MMACHC gene encoding cyanocobalamin reductase / alkylcobalamin dealkylase isoform X3, producing MFEKAFKPFLKKHLLKKIHDPVDQCISHHLLLLRESLADYQVDIMYDYEMLPNRKPKFLAQTAAHISGAAYYYQRKDVQQDPWGEKKIFGVCIHPRYGGWFAIRALLVFPDVEVPFLLQNDPIDCVRTEKERIELLEKFNFHWQDWSYRDVIEVKEKYSEEQKTYFATPPAERLKLLNLSRG from the exons ATGTTTGAAAAAGCCTTCAAACCATTCTTGAAGAAGCACCTGCTGAAAAAGATTCATGACCCAGTAGATCAATGTATTTCTCATCACCTCTTACTGCTTCGAGAG AGCCTTGCTGACTACCAAGTGGACATCATGTATGACTATGAAATGCTGCCCAATCGGAAGCCAAAATTCTTAGCCCAAACAGCGGCACATATATCTGGTGCTGCTTACTATTACCAGAGGAAAGATGTGCAACAGGATCCTTGGGGAGAGAAG aaGATCTTTGGTGTGTGCATCCACCCCCGTTATGGAGGTTGGTTTGCTATCCGGGCTCTTCTGGTTTTCCCAGATGTGGAGGTGCCCTTCTTGCTCCAGAATGATCCTATTGATTGTGTgagaacagagaaagaaagaatagaacTCTTGGAGAAATTCAATTTCCACTGGCAGGACTGGAGCTACCGGGATGTTATTGAAGTGAAGGAAAAGTATTCAGAAGAACAGAAAACCTATTTTGCAACTCCTCCTGCTGAACGGTTGAAACTGCTAAATCTGAGCAGAGGTTAG
- the MMACHC gene encoding cyanocobalamin reductase / alkylcobalamin dealkylase isoform X2: METLVGPLEERIRGPLDRLGLESHPFKVGWYNAVLPPAFHLPYSENTLAFVVVSVPAMFEKAFKPFLKKHLLKKIHDPVDQCISHHLLLLRESLADYQVDIMYDYEMLPNRKPKFLAQTAAHISGAAYYYQRKDVQQDPWGEKIFGVCIHPRYGGWFAIRALLVFPDVEVPFLLQNDPIDCVRTEKERIELLEKFNFHWQDWSYRDVIEVKEKYSEEQKTYFATPPAERLKLLNLSRG, encoded by the exons ATGGAGACTCTCGTGGGGCCCCTGGAGGAGAGGATCCGGGGCCCCCTGGACCGCCTGGGGCTGGAAAGCCACCCTTTCAAG GTAGGATGGTACAATGCAGTCCTTCCTCCAGCTTTTCATTTGCCTTACTCAGAGAACACACTGGCATTTGTGGTAGTTAGTGTTCCTGCGATGTTTGAAAAAGCCTTCAAACCATTCTTGAAGAAGCACCTGCTGAAAAAGATTCATGACCCAGTAGATCAATGTATTTCTCATCACCTCTTACTGCTTCGAGAG AGCCTTGCTGACTACCAAGTGGACATCATGTATGACTATGAAATGCTGCCCAATCGGAAGCCAAAATTCTTAGCCCAAACAGCGGCACATATATCTGGTGCTGCTTACTATTACCAGAGGAAAGATGTGCAACAGGATCCTTGGGGAGAGAAG ATCTTTGGTGTGTGCATCCACCCCCGTTATGGAGGTTGGTTTGCTATCCGGGCTCTTCTGGTTTTCCCAGATGTGGAGGTGCCCTTCTTGCTCCAGAATGATCCTATTGATTGTGTgagaacagagaaagaaagaatagaacTCTTGGAGAAATTCAATTTCCACTGGCAGGACTGGAGCTACCGGGATGTTATTGAAGTGAAGGAAAAGTATTCAGAAGAACAGAAAACCTATTTTGCAACTCCTCCTGCTGAACGGTTGAAACTGCTAAATCTGAGCAGAGGTTAG
- the LOC132773850 gene encoding coiled-coil domain-containing protein 159-like isoform X1 has product MDWNTQLSSILTEADSNIAKIKQRLNATSITSKADLLVGRINTESAGLTEPQTGAPPLHFTCGAHPCCRMATEELSAISKQLHSQSQVIESLTQAVQRLKQEKDLQQQSISHLEGEVDRLRHSSQGGLESVLGHKMEGLKSELRSLRQQVFQQPDGDCTPDPFFTTGIMHDMLESKKVLWQEYECIRREVEQLKHKLDRQEEDLFNQTSATHEIKKTQNQYCKMLEDLMNTHKSHIRDLDKARSETQSTQLELSHVKSSITDLKEQVKSLHLEDKQYTLPYKEKSIRLKKRKEALHLDALFSLSDDSVSEFSLTDVSSDELFSEPEIPQCVGDKVSTPSLELEENLAGGASGAMRESAELRNDLSASLPELNLSELT; this is encoded by the exons ATGGATTGGAACACACAGCTCAGCTCTATATTGACCGAAGCAGACAGCAACATAGCCAAAATTAAG CAGCGCCTGAATGCAACCAGCATAACCTCCAAAG CTGATTTATTGGTGGGCAGAATAAATACTGAGAGTGCTGGTTTGACTGAGCCACAGACTGGAGCACCACCCCTACATTTCACATGTGGAGCTCACCCATGCTGCAGAATGGCCACTGAAGAGCTTTCTGCCATCTCTAAACAACTACATTCACAATCTCAG GTAATAGAATCCCTTACCCAAGCAGTACAGCGGCTGAAACAGGAGAAGGATCTACAGCAGCAGAGTATCAGTCACCTAGAAG GGGAGGTAGATCGGCTACGGCACAGTTCCCAGGGTGGCTTGGAGTCAGTACTTGGACACAAGATGGAAGGGTTGAAGAGTGAACTCCGTAGCCTTCGGCAGCAGGTGTTTCAACAGCCTGATGGCGACTGCACTCCTGATCCATTTTTCACCACTGGCATCATGCATGATATGCTAGAGAG CAAGAAAGTCCTATGGCAAGAGTATGAGTGCATCAGGAGAGAGGTTGAGCAGCTGAAGCACAAGCTTG ATCGACAAGAGGAAGATCTGTTTAACCAGACATCTGCAACACATGAAATTAAGAAGACTCAGAATCAATACTGTAAG ATGCTAGAAGATCTGATGAATACGCACAAATCCCATATACGGGATCTGGACAAAGCTAGGAGTGAGACCCAGAGCACCCAGCTGGAACTCAGTCACGTGAA ATCTTCAATTACCGACCTAAAAGAACAGGTGAAAAGTCTCCACTTGGAGGACAAGCAGTACACTCTGCCATACAAGGAGAAAAGCATTCGCCTGA aaaaaagaaaagaagcattACACCTAGATGCCTTGTTCTCTCTCAGTGATGATTCAGTCTCAGAGTTCAGCCTGACAGATGTGAGCTCAGATGAACTCTTCAGTGAACCAGAGATTCCACAATGTGTTG GGGACAAGGTTTCCACGCCAAGCTTGGAGCTGGAGGAAAATCTTGCTGGAGGAGCCAGTGGTGCCATGCGGGAAAGTGCAGAACTCAGAAATGACCTGTCTGCCAGTTTGCCTGAGCTCAACCTGAGTGAACTCACATAA
- the LOC132773850 gene encoding coiled-coil domain-containing protein 159-like isoform X2, translating into MDWNTQLSSILTEADSNIAKIKRLNATSITSKADLLVGRINTESAGLTEPQTGAPPLHFTCGAHPCCRMATEELSAISKQLHSQSQVIESLTQAVQRLKQEKDLQQQSISHLEGEVDRLRHSSQGGLESVLGHKMEGLKSELRSLRQQVFQQPDGDCTPDPFFTTGIMHDMLESKKVLWQEYECIRREVEQLKHKLDRQEEDLFNQTSATHEIKKTQNQYCKMLEDLMNTHKSHIRDLDKARSETQSTQLELSHVKSSITDLKEQVKSLHLEDKQYTLPYKEKSIRLKKRKEALHLDALFSLSDDSVSEFSLTDVSSDELFSEPEIPQCVGDKVSTPSLELEENLAGGASGAMRESAELRNDLSASLPELNLSELT; encoded by the exons ATGGATTGGAACACACAGCTCAGCTCTATATTGACCGAAGCAGACAGCAACATAGCCAAAATTAAG CGCCTGAATGCAACCAGCATAACCTCCAAAG CTGATTTATTGGTGGGCAGAATAAATACTGAGAGTGCTGGTTTGACTGAGCCACAGACTGGAGCACCACCCCTACATTTCACATGTGGAGCTCACCCATGCTGCAGAATGGCCACTGAAGAGCTTTCTGCCATCTCTAAACAACTACATTCACAATCTCAG GTAATAGAATCCCTTACCCAAGCAGTACAGCGGCTGAAACAGGAGAAGGATCTACAGCAGCAGAGTATCAGTCACCTAGAAG GGGAGGTAGATCGGCTACGGCACAGTTCCCAGGGTGGCTTGGAGTCAGTACTTGGACACAAGATGGAAGGGTTGAAGAGTGAACTCCGTAGCCTTCGGCAGCAGGTGTTTCAACAGCCTGATGGCGACTGCACTCCTGATCCATTTTTCACCACTGGCATCATGCATGATATGCTAGAGAG CAAGAAAGTCCTATGGCAAGAGTATGAGTGCATCAGGAGAGAGGTTGAGCAGCTGAAGCACAAGCTTG ATCGACAAGAGGAAGATCTGTTTAACCAGACATCTGCAACACATGAAATTAAGAAGACTCAGAATCAATACTGTAAG ATGCTAGAAGATCTGATGAATACGCACAAATCCCATATACGGGATCTGGACAAAGCTAGGAGTGAGACCCAGAGCACCCAGCTGGAACTCAGTCACGTGAA ATCTTCAATTACCGACCTAAAAGAACAGGTGAAAAGTCTCCACTTGGAGGACAAGCAGTACACTCTGCCATACAAGGAGAAAAGCATTCGCCTGA aaaaaagaaaagaagcattACACCTAGATGCCTTGTTCTCTCTCAGTGATGATTCAGTCTCAGAGTTCAGCCTGACAGATGTGAGCTCAGATGAACTCTTCAGTGAACCAGAGATTCCACAATGTGTTG GGGACAAGGTTTCCACGCCAAGCTTGGAGCTGGAGGAAAATCTTGCTGGAGGAGCCAGTGGTGCCATGCGGGAAAGTGCAGAACTCAGAAATGACCTGTCTGCCAGTTTGCCTGAGCTCAACCTGAGTGAACTCACATAA
- the LOC132773850 gene encoding coiled-coil domain-containing protein 159-like isoform X3 has product MATEELSAISKQLHSQSQVIESLTQAVQRLKQEKDLQQQSISHLEGEVDRLRHSSQGGLESVLGHKMEGLKSELRSLRQQVFQQPDGDCTPDPFFTTGIMHDMLESKKVLWQEYECIRREVEQLKHKLDRQEEDLFNQTSATHEIKKTQNQYCKMLEDLMNTHKSHIRDLDKARSETQSTQLELSHVKSSITDLKEQVKSLHLEDKQYTLPYKEKSIRLKKRKEALHLDALFSLSDDSVSEFSLTDVSSDELFSEPEIPQCVGDKVSTPSLELEENLAGGASGAMRESAELRNDLSASLPELNLSELT; this is encoded by the exons ATGGCCACTGAAGAGCTTTCTGCCATCTCTAAACAACTACATTCACAATCTCAG GTAATAGAATCCCTTACCCAAGCAGTACAGCGGCTGAAACAGGAGAAGGATCTACAGCAGCAGAGTATCAGTCACCTAGAAG GGGAGGTAGATCGGCTACGGCACAGTTCCCAGGGTGGCTTGGAGTCAGTACTTGGACACAAGATGGAAGGGTTGAAGAGTGAACTCCGTAGCCTTCGGCAGCAGGTGTTTCAACAGCCTGATGGCGACTGCACTCCTGATCCATTTTTCACCACTGGCATCATGCATGATATGCTAGAGAG CAAGAAAGTCCTATGGCAAGAGTATGAGTGCATCAGGAGAGAGGTTGAGCAGCTGAAGCACAAGCTTG ATCGACAAGAGGAAGATCTGTTTAACCAGACATCTGCAACACATGAAATTAAGAAGACTCAGAATCAATACTGTAAG ATGCTAGAAGATCTGATGAATACGCACAAATCCCATATACGGGATCTGGACAAAGCTAGGAGTGAGACCCAGAGCACCCAGCTGGAACTCAGTCACGTGAA ATCTTCAATTACCGACCTAAAAGAACAGGTGAAAAGTCTCCACTTGGAGGACAAGCAGTACACTCTGCCATACAAGGAGAAAAGCATTCGCCTGA aaaaaagaaaagaagcattACACCTAGATGCCTTGTTCTCTCTCAGTGATGATTCAGTCTCAGAGTTCAGCCTGACAGATGTGAGCTCAGATGAACTCTTCAGTGAACCAGAGATTCCACAATGTGTTG GGGACAAGGTTTCCACGCCAAGCTTGGAGCTGGAGGAAAATCTTGCTGGAGGAGCCAGTGGTGCCATGCGGGAAAGTGCAGAACTCAGAAATGACCTGTCTGCCAGTTTGCCTGAGCTCAACCTGAGTGAACTCACATAA